In Brachypodium distachyon strain Bd21 chromosome 2, Brachypodium_distachyon_v3.0, whole genome shotgun sequence, one genomic interval encodes:
- the LOC100831841 gene encoding ras-related protein Rab7: protein MESLRRRTLLKVIVLGDSGVGKTSLMNQYVHKKFSQQYKATIGADFLTKEVLIEDRLVTLQIWDTAGQERFQSLGVAFYRGADCCVLVYDVNAKRSFNTLGTWHDEFINQAGPSDPKHFPFILVGNKVDQDAGSRRVVPEKKAKDWCASKGNIPYFETSAKDDHNVDDAFLCIAKLALEHEHDQDIYFKTVAESAPKTEEQPAGCAC from the exons ATGGAGTCGTTGCGGAGGCGGACGCTGCTCAAGGTCATCGTCCTCGGCGACAGCGG GGTCGGGAAGACGTCGCTGATGAACCA ATATGTGCACAAGAAGTTTAGCCAGCAGTACAAGGCGACAATCGGTGCTGATTTCCTCACCAAGGAGGTTCTCATCGAAGACAGGCTTGTCACCTTGCAG ATTTGGGATACAGCAGGGCAGGAGAGGTTCCAGAGTCTCGGCGTGGCGTTCTACAGGGGAGCAGATTGCTGTGTGCTAGTCTATGATGTCAATGCTAAGAGGTCGTTTAACACACTTGGCACCTGGCATGACGAATTCATCAACCAG gCTGGCCCATCAGATCCTAAACATTTTCCATTCATTTTAGTCGGGAATAAGGTTGATCAAGATGCTGGAAGCAGACGAGTG GTTCCTGAGAAGAAAGCGAAAGACTGGTGTGCCTCCAAGGGCAATATTCCGTATTTTGAAACCTCCGCAAAGGACGACCACAATGTTGATGATGCTTTTCTGTGCATTGCCAAGCTTGCTTTGGAGCATGAGCATGATCAAGACAT CTACTTCAAGACAGTTGCAGAATCAGCCCCCAAAACTGAAGAACAGCCAGCCGGATGTGCCTGCTAG
- the LOC100831237 gene encoding probable WRKY transcription factor 48, producing the protein MAAVGAAPVLFYQQPAPAAAPALAAGDAIGCFFSPSSPMSSFFSSHGHGGSSSTAGSSPASGFSPALPTQPPPVTDPAAQFDISEYLFDDGIFAAATDAAAPPSGAAVAAAMDGVGASAVAALGRSPADQQQQQAAVERPRTERIAFRTRSEIEILDDGYKWRKYGKKSVKNSPNPRNYYRCSTEGCSVKKRVERDRDDPSYVVTTYEGTHSHVSPSTVYYASQDAASGRFFVAGTQPPGSLH; encoded by the exons ATggcggcggtcggcgcggCACCAGTGCTCTTCTACCAACagccggctccggcggcggctccggctctGGCGGCGGGCGACGCTATTGGCTGCTTCTTTTCACCCTcctcacccatgtcctccttcttctcctcccatGGCCACGGCGGgagctcctccaccgccggctcCAGCCCCGCCTCCGGCTTCTCCCCCGCGCTCCCcacgcagccgccgccggtcaccgACCCGGCCGCGCAGTTCGACATCTCTGAGTACCTCTTTGATGACGGcatcttcgccgccgccaccgacgccGCTGCGCCGCCGAGCGGAGCGGCAGTCGCCGCCGCGATGGATGGCGTTGGAGCGAGTGCGGTCGCTGCTCTTGGTAGGAGCCCGGCTgatcagcagcaacagcaggcggcggtggagcggCCGCGGACGGAGCGGATCGCGTTCCGGACGAGGTCGGAGATCGAGATCCTCGACGACGGCTACAAGTGGCGCAAGTACGGCAAGAAGTCCGTCAAGAACAGCCCCAACCCAAG GAACTACTACCGGTGCTCGACGGAAGGGTGCAGCGTGAAGAAGCGGGTGGAGCGGGACAGGGACGACCCGAGCTACGTGGTGACGACGTACGAGGGGACGCACAGCCACGTCAGCCCCAGCACGGTCTACTACGCCAGCCAggacgccgcctccggccgcttCTTCGTCGCCGGCACGCAGCCTCCAGGCTCGCTCCATtag